Proteins encoded within one genomic window of uncultured Sphingopyxis sp.:
- the cobU gene encoding bifunctional adenosylcobinamide kinase/adenosylcobinamide-phosphate guanylyltransferase: protein MSGTTLFVIGGARSGKSRYAQARAEAAGAKPVFVATAEAFDSEMRERIARHRADRDARWTTVEAPRELPAAIDALSGGSAVVLVDCLTLWVSNLLLADADMARAGKQLCDAIARFDGTLILVANEVGLGIVPDNALARRFRDAAGQLNQSVAATATEVVLLTAGLPLTLKPR, encoded by the coding sequence ATGAGCGGGACGACGCTGTTCGTGATCGGCGGCGCGCGCTCGGGCAAGAGCCGCTATGCGCAGGCGCGCGCCGAGGCGGCCGGGGCGAAACCGGTCTTCGTCGCGACCGCCGAGGCGTTCGATAGCGAGATGCGCGAACGGATCGCGCGCCACCGCGCCGACCGCGACGCGCGCTGGACCACGGTCGAGGCGCCGCGCGAGTTGCCCGCCGCGATCGATGCTCTGAGCGGCGGCAGCGCGGTCGTGCTCGTCGATTGCCTGACGCTGTGGGTTTCGAACCTGCTGCTCGCCGACGCCGACATGGCGCGCGCGGGGAAGCAATTATGCGACGCGATCGCGCGCTTCGACGGCACGCTGATCCTCGTCGCCAACGAGGTCGGGCTGGGTATCGTCCCCGACAATGCGCTGGCGCGGCGCTTTCGCGATGCGGCGGGGCAGCTCAACCAGTCGGTCGCGGCTACGGCGACGGAGGTCGTGCTGCTGACCGCCGGGCTGCCGCTGACGCTCAAGCCGCGCTGA
- a CDS encoding DUF1636 domain-containing protein, with the protein MLTRVDPGPAVVVCNSCRHSREAQSDAEGARGGARLVAALKQLKDAEPRYAGIAVQEMACLFACQDHCTVHLRAPDKIGYVLGRFRADEASARAILDYAVLHAASEHGRVAYALWPEGVKGHFIARVPPPGFIAE; encoded by the coding sequence ATGCTGACGCGCGTCGACCCGGGGCCCGCGGTGGTGGTGTGCAACAGCTGCCGCCACAGCCGCGAGGCGCAGAGCGACGCCGAAGGCGCGCGCGGCGGCGCGCGGCTCGTCGCCGCGCTGAAGCAGCTCAAGGATGCCGAGCCGCGCTATGCCGGAATCGCGGTGCAGGAGATGGCGTGCCTCTTCGCGTGCCAGGATCATTGCACCGTCCATCTGCGCGCGCCGGACAAGATCGGCTATGTGCTCGGCCGCTTTCGCGCCGACGAGGCGTCGGCGCGCGCGATCCTCGACTATGCGGTCCTCCATGCCGCGAGCGAGCATGGCCGCGTCGCCTATGCGCTGTGGCCCGAGGGGGTCAAAGGCCATTTCATCGCGCGCGTCCCCCCGCCGGGATTTATCGCCGAATGA
- a CDS encoding TonB-dependent receptor, translated as MFKAIFRSSICLAAVAASSTAFADEAAHAVAADADSIIVTATRAPLTLDEIPSSVAVLDKAAIDRAQDIGVTELLLRTPGISVSRNGGYGTSTSLRIRGAESEHTVTVIDGVKLNDPSSTGGGFNFANLLAGDIDRIEVLRGPQSILWGSQAIGGVINIVTASPEKPLEGSFDLEAGSRQTVSARAAIGGRTGPLSWRLGGQRFTTDGISSHAKAFGGVERDGYRNTNVSGRAELALADNVSAEVRGTYSSGRVEFDGFNTDSNDVGLNKEFVGYAGLNFALAGGRFRNRIAYAYTDTNRDNFNPDRERPQSFEADGENKRWEYQGSFDVSDRITAIFGVENERSNFRSRSPSASLATPLPDFVRGKAEITSVYGQLSVEPVEGLTLNGGVRYDDHDRYGGQTLFAAGGVWRLPSGTVLRASYGEGFKAPGLYQLFSEYGNVGLDPEEAHGWEAGIEQHLFGDKLVVGATWFDRTTKNQIIFNSCTDPDDPLCTVLGSNPPVPRFGYYLNVARSETHGVEAAAALTLGGLTLDGNYSWIVAEDRSEGSANFGNWLPRRPRNAANASASYAFGFGLELGAAVRWSGKSYDNASNAQRLGGYTLVDLRAEVALSDAVKLFARAENVFDEEYMTAYRYGSLGRSIYAGIRGRF; from the coding sequence ATGTTCAAAGCGATTTTCCGAAGTTCGATCTGTCTCGCCGCCGTCGCGGCTTCCTCCACCGCCTTCGCCGATGAAGCCGCGCACGCCGTCGCCGCCGATGCCGACAGCATCATCGTCACCGCGACGCGCGCGCCGCTGACGCTGGACGAGATTCCGTCGTCGGTCGCGGTGCTCGACAAGGCGGCGATCGACCGCGCGCAGGATATCGGCGTCACCGAATTGCTGCTCCGCACCCCGGGGATCAGCGTGTCGCGCAACGGCGGTTACGGCACCTCGACCTCGCTGCGCATCCGCGGCGCCGAATCCGAGCACACGGTGACGGTGATCGACGGGGTCAAGCTCAACGATCCGTCGTCGACCGGCGGCGGCTTCAACTTCGCCAATCTGCTCGCCGGCGACATCGACCGGATCGAGGTGCTGCGCGGGCCGCAGTCGATCCTGTGGGGAAGCCAGGCGATCGGCGGCGTGATCAACATCGTCACCGCATCGCCCGAAAAGCCGCTCGAAGGCAGCTTCGATCTCGAAGCGGGATCGCGCCAGACGGTGAGCGCGCGCGCCGCGATCGGCGGCCGCACCGGCCCGCTGAGCTGGCGCCTCGGCGGCCAACGCTTCACCACCGACGGCATTTCGTCGCACGCCAAGGCGTTCGGCGGGGTCGAGCGCGACGGCTATCGCAACACCAACGTCTCGGGCCGCGCCGAGCTGGCGCTCGCCGACAATGTCAGCGCCGAGGTGCGCGGCACTTATTCGAGCGGCCGGGTCGAGTTCGACGGCTTCAACACCGACAGCAACGATGTTGGGCTGAACAAGGAGTTCGTCGGCTATGCGGGGCTGAATTTCGCCCTCGCGGGCGGGCGGTTCCGCAATCGCATCGCCTACGCCTATACCGACACCAACCGCGACAATTTCAACCCCGACCGCGAACGGCCGCAGAGCTTCGAGGCCGATGGCGAGAACAAGCGCTGGGAATATCAGGGCAGCTTCGACGTCAGCGACCGGATCACCGCGATCTTCGGGGTCGAGAATGAACGCTCGAACTTCCGCAGCCGCTCCCCTTCGGCGTCGCTCGCCACCCCGCTTCCCGATTTCGTGCGCGGCAAGGCGGAGATCACCAGCGTTTACGGCCAGCTGAGCGTCGAACCGGTCGAGGGGCTGACGCTGAACGGCGGCGTCCGTTACGACGATCATGATCGCTATGGCGGGCAGACCTTGTTCGCCGCGGGCGGCGTGTGGCGGCTGCCCTCCGGCACCGTGCTCCGCGCGAGCTATGGCGAGGGGTTCAAGGCGCCCGGCCTCTACCAGCTGTTCAGCGAATATGGGAATGTCGGGCTCGATCCCGAGGAAGCGCATGGCTGGGAAGCGGGGATCGAGCAGCATCTGTTCGGCGACAAGCTGGTCGTCGGCGCGACCTGGTTCGACCGCACGACGAAGAATCAGATCATCTTCAACAGCTGCACCGATCCCGACGATCCGCTCTGCACCGTCCTCGGCAGCAACCCGCCGGTCCCGCGTTTCGGCTATTATCTCAACGTCGCGCGCAGCGAGACGCATGGCGTCGAAGCCGCCGCCGCGCTGACGCTCGGCGGGCTGACGCTCGATGGCAATTATAGCTGGATCGTCGCCGAGGACCGCTCCGAAGGCAGCGCCAATTTCGGTAACTGGCTGCCGCGCCGTCCGCGCAACGCCGCCAATGCGTCGGCGAGCTATGCCTTCGGCTTCGGGCTCGAACTCGGCGCGGCGGTGCGCTGGTCGGGCAAGAGCTATGACAATGCGAGCAACGCCCAGCGGCTGGGCGGCTATACGCTCGTCGATCTGCGCGCCGAAGTTGCGCTGTCAGATGCGGTGAAGCTGTTCGCGCGCGCCGAGAATGTCTTCGACGAGGAGTATATGACGGCCTATCGCTACGGCTCGCTCGGCCGCAGCATCTATGCCGGCATCAGGGGGCGTTTCTGA
- a CDS encoding adenosylcobinamide-GDP ribazoletransferase: protein MKGLVVAIQFLTRLPTPRIAVSSAEFAAAMRWFPAVGLIVGALVAGAGWAGARIDSWTGALAALVLWVAVTGALHLDGLGDIADASGAAHKDRARLLAVLGDPHAGSFAVVAVGLQLIAKLVLLHALIEREAFIAIALIPFAARIGPLVWSRALPGLHAGLGARFRNAVRPVDFLVWSGALAAAAWVSPSLLVAPLAFLFWGWWLLRRIGGISGDGHGAGIEMGESLLLAAALLWAHLA from the coding sequence ATGAAAGGGCTCGTCGTCGCGATCCAGTTCCTGACGCGCCTGCCGACGCCGCGCATTGCAGTGTCGAGCGCGGAGTTCGCGGCGGCGATGCGCTGGTTTCCCGCGGTCGGGCTGATCGTCGGTGCGCTCGTCGCGGGGGCGGGCTGGGCGGGCGCGCGGATCGATTCGTGGACGGGCGCGCTTGCGGCGCTCGTCCTATGGGTCGCGGTCACCGGCGCGCTGCACCTCGACGGGCTCGGCGACATCGCCGATGCGAGCGGCGCGGCGCACAAGGATCGCGCGCGGCTGCTCGCGGTGCTCGGCGATCCGCATGCCGGCAGCTTCGCGGTGGTCGCGGTCGGGCTGCAGCTGATCGCCAAGCTCGTGCTGCTCCACGCGCTGATCGAGCGCGAGGCGTTCATTGCCATCGCGCTCATACCCTTCGCGGCGCGGATCGGGCCGCTGGTCTGGTCGCGCGCGCTGCCCGGCCTGCACGCGGGATTGGGCGCGCGTTTCCGCAATGCCGTGCGCCCGGTCGATTTTCTGGTCTGGAGTGGCGCCCTTGCCGCGGCGGCGTGGGTGTCGCCGTCGCTGCTGGTCGCGCCGCTGGCCTTCCTCTTCTGGGGCTGGTGGCTGCTGCGACGGATCGGCGGCATTTCGGGCGACGGTCATGGCGCGGGGATCGAGATGGGCGAAAGCCTGCTGCTTGCCGCCGCGCTGCTGTGGGCACATCTTGCATGA
- the cobT gene encoding nicotinate-nucleotide--dimethylbenzimidazole phosphoribosyltransferase: protein MTSFASIAAFETTLADLREPDAGAAADARMRQAELTKPAGSLGRLEEIAIFFAGWQGRARPRIARARAAIFAGNHGVAVHGVSAFPPGVTAQMVANFARGGAAINALSEAAGLELAIVALDLDRPTADFTVDAAMSAAECLDALNRGAAVVEAGLDLLVLGEMGIGNSTAAAALCARSFAGSVAEWTGPGTGVDGHGVARKIAVIEQALAFHCDAPRTAFETLRRVGGREIAALAGAILRARQLRVPVLLDGFICTAAIAPLAAENPAIVDHCIAGHCSAEPGHRRLLALLGLDPLLSLDMRLGEGSGAAVAAHIIRSALAAHDRMATFAEAAVSGSL, encoded by the coding sequence ATGACCAGCTTTGCTTCGATCGCCGCCTTTGAAACGACGCTCGCCGATCTTCGCGAACCCGACGCCGGTGCCGCCGCTGACGCGCGGATGCGGCAGGCGGAGCTCACCAAGCCGGCGGGATCGCTCGGCCGGCTCGAGGAAATCGCGATCTTCTTTGCGGGCTGGCAGGGCCGCGCACGGCCGCGGATCGCGCGGGCGCGGGCGGCGATCTTCGCGGGCAATCACGGCGTCGCCGTCCACGGCGTCAGCGCCTTTCCGCCGGGGGTCACCGCGCAGATGGTCGCCAATTTCGCGCGCGGCGGCGCAGCGATCAACGCCTTGTCGGAGGCGGCGGGGCTCGAACTCGCCATCGTCGCGCTCGACCTCGACCGGCCGACCGCCGATTTCACCGTCGATGCGGCGATGAGCGCGGCCGAATGCCTCGACGCGCTGAACCGCGGCGCGGCGGTGGTCGAGGCCGGTCTCGACCTGCTCGTACTCGGCGAGATGGGGATCGGCAATTCGACCGCCGCCGCCGCGCTCTGCGCGCGCAGCTTCGCAGGGAGCGTGGCGGAATGGACCGGGCCGGGCACAGGGGTCGACGGGCACGGTGTCGCGCGCAAGATCGCGGTGATCGAGCAAGCACTCGCCTTTCACTGCGACGCGCCGCGAACGGCATTCGAGACGCTGCGCCGCGTCGGCGGGCGCGAGATCGCCGCGCTCGCAGGCGCGATCCTGCGCGCGCGCCAGCTGCGCGTTCCGGTGCTGCTCGACGGCTTTATCTGCACCGCGGCGATCGCGCCGCTGGCGGCGGAGAATCCGGCGATCGTGGACCATTGCATTGCGGGCCATTGCTCGGCCGAGCCGGGGCATCGGAGGCTGCTCGCGCTGCTCGGGCTCGACCCTTTGCTGTCGCTCGACATGCGGCTGGGCGAAGGCAGCGGCGCGGCGGTCGCGGCGCATATCATACGCAGCGCGCTCGCCGCGCACGACCGGATGGCGACCTTTGCCGAAGCGGCGGTGTCGGGGTCGCTGTGA
- a CDS encoding threonine-phosphate decarboxylase: protein MSEPWTWHGGGIEAAKRHFGGVDWIDLSTGVSPHPWPGAAGMAFDWRRLPDPEGLARLERIAADYFGVDPCHVCAVPGSEIGLRLVGALIGGDTRHVVPGYRTHGETIAGSAPAEWADAYIASGNLILANPNNPDGRSIPADAVRALLAGREGWLLVDEAFADTDPARSVAASVADGRRLIVFRSFGKFFGLAGVRLGFVLAPQAIVAALRARLGAWPLSEAAIAIGAAAYADAGWVAATRRRLPGEAAALDAMLARHGYRAAGACALFRLIEADDSRALFERLARRAILTRPFAEQPRWLRLGLPADTAALDRLDAALDNG, encoded by the coding sequence ATGAGCGAGCCGTGGACCTGGCACGGCGGGGGCATCGAGGCCGCGAAGCGCCATTTCGGCGGCGTCGACTGGATCGACCTGTCGACGGGCGTCAGCCCGCATCCCTGGCCGGGCGCTGCGGGCATGGCTTTCGACTGGCGGCGGTTACCCGACCCCGAAGGTCTCGCGCGGCTCGAACGCATCGCCGCCGACTATTTCGGCGTCGATCCATGCCATGTCTGCGCGGTGCCGGGCAGCGAGATCGGGCTACGCCTCGTCGGCGCGCTGATCGGCGGCGACACGCGCCATGTCGTCCCCGGCTATCGCACCCATGGCGAAACGATCGCGGGAAGCGCCCCGGCCGAATGGGCCGACGCATACATCGCGAGCGGAAACCTGATCCTCGCCAACCCCAATAACCCCGACGGTCGAAGCATCCCGGCCGATGCGGTGCGCGCACTGCTCGCTGGTCGCGAAGGCTGGCTGCTGGTCGACGAGGCCTTTGCCGATACCGACCCGGCGCGGAGCGTCGCGGCGTCGGTCGCCGACGGCCGGAGGCTGATCGTCTTCCGCTCCTTCGGCAAATTTTTCGGCCTCGCGGGGGTGCGGCTCGGCTTCGTCCTCGCCCCGCAAGCGATCGTCGCCGCGTTGCGCGCGCGGCTGGGCGCATGGCCCCTGTCCGAAGCGGCGATTGCGATCGGCGCCGCCGCCTATGCCGATGCCGGCTGGGTCGCAGCGACGCGGCGACGCCTGCCGGGCGAGGCCGCAGCGCTCGACGCGATGCTGGCGCGGCACGGCTATCGCGCGGCGGGCGCCTGCGCGCTGTTCCGGCTGATCGAAGCCGATGACAGCCGCGCCCTGTTCGAGCGGCTCGCGCGGCGCGCGATCCTCACCCGCCCCTTCGCCGAACAGCCGCGCTGGCTGCGCCTCGGCCTGCCCGCCGATACCGCCGCGCTGGATCGGCTCGACGCGGCACTGGATAATGGCTGA
- a CDS encoding cobyric acid synthase, giving the protein MAALMLQGTGSDVGKSVLVAALCRALTHRGLRVLPFKPQNMSNNAAVTTDGGEIGRAQALQAMACRAEPHSDMNPVLLKPQADRTSQLIVHGRVRGTLGSGNFREARGALMTEVLESYHRLRSRCDIVIVEGAGSPAEINLRAGDIANMGFARAADVPVILIGDIDRGGVIASIVGTRAVIEAEDAAMIRGFLINKFRGDPALFDDGYREIERRSGWRGLGVIPWLSAAARLPSEDAVILERPADPREERRIIACPILPRISNFDDLDPLKLEPGVEVVMVPPGRPIPAEAAMIILPGSKAVIADMAALRAEGWDIDIRAHHRRGGTIVGLCGGYQMLGRRIADPLGIEGAPAEVEGLGLLDVETELSPAKILRQVAGTALGAPVAGYEMHMGETRGPGTKRAFAMLEDGGRDGAVDPAGRVIGSYLHGLFASPALRRALLARIGVTGNGRDYAADVDAALDAVAAEFARHAEIDAMLRIAGIGA; this is encoded by the coding sequence ATGGCTGCGCTGATGCTGCAGGGCACGGGGTCCGACGTCGGCAAGTCGGTGCTCGTCGCCGCGCTCTGCCGCGCGCTGACCCATCGCGGGCTTCGCGTCCTTCCCTTCAAGCCGCAGAATATGTCGAACAATGCCGCGGTCACGACCGACGGCGGCGAGATCGGGCGCGCGCAGGCGCTCCAGGCGATGGCGTGCCGCGCCGAACCGCACAGCGACATGAACCCGGTGCTGCTGAAGCCGCAGGCCGACCGCACCTCGCAGCTGATCGTCCACGGCCGCGTGCGCGGGACATTGGGCAGCGGCAATTTCCGCGAAGCGCGCGGCGCGCTGATGACCGAAGTGCTCGAAAGCTATCACCGGCTGCGCAGCCGGTGCGACATCGTGATCGTCGAGGGCGCGGGCTCGCCCGCCGAGATCAATCTGCGCGCGGGCGACATCGCCAACATGGGCTTCGCGCGGGCCGCCGATGTGCCCGTCATACTGATCGGCGACATCGACCGCGGCGGGGTGATCGCGTCGATCGTCGGGACGCGCGCGGTGATCGAAGCCGAAGACGCCGCGATGATCCGCGGCTTCCTGATCAACAAGTTCCGCGGCGATCCCGCCCTGTTCGACGATGGCTATCGCGAGATCGAGCGCCGGAGCGGCTGGCGGGGACTGGGCGTCATACCGTGGCTTTCCGCCGCCGCGCGGCTGCCGAGCGAGGATGCGGTGATCCTCGAACGCCCCGCCGACCCGCGCGAGGAGCGCCGGATCATCGCCTGCCCGATCCTGCCGCGCATCTCCAATTTCGACGATCTCGATCCGCTGAAGCTCGAGCCCGGGGTCGAGGTGGTGATGGTGCCGCCGGGCCGCCCGATCCCCGCCGAGGCGGCGATGATCATCCTGCCGGGGTCAAAGGCGGTGATCGCTGACATGGCCGCGCTGCGCGCCGAGGGCTGGGACATCGACATCCGGGCGCACCACCGGCGCGGCGGGACGATCGTCGGGCTGTGCGGCGGGTATCAGATGCTCGGACGCCGGATCGCCGATCCGCTGGGGATCGAGGGCGCGCCCGCCGAGGTCGAGGGGCTCGGCCTGCTCGACGTCGAAACGGAGCTGTCGCCCGCAAAAATCCTGCGGCAAGTGGCGGGGACCGCGCTGGGCGCGCCGGTCGCGGGCTATGAGATGCACATGGGCGAAACCCGCGGCCCCGGCACCAAGCGGGCCTTCGCGATGCTCGAAGATGGCGGGCGCGACGGTGCGGTCGATCCGGCGGGCCGGGTGATCGGCTCCTATCTGCACGGGCTGTTCGCCTCACCCGCGCTGCGCCGCGCGCTGCTCGCGCGGATCGGTGTGACGGGGAATGGCCGCGACTATGCCGCCGATGTCGATGCGGCGCTCGACGCCGTCGCCGCCGAGTTCGCGCGCCACGCCGAAATCGACGCGATGCTGCGGATCGCGGGGATCGGCGCATGA
- the cbiB gene encoding adenosylcobinamide-phosphate synthase CbiB encodes MAEPVALAALALDAALGWPDALYRRVGHPVGLFAHIITGCEARWNRARYGFAKRRALGVLTLLILLLVAGGLGFGIQHMLLAAFGGWGWIGVAILAWPALAQRSLFDHVRAVGDRIDAGDLPAARDAVARIVGRDTAALDEAGVARAAIESLAESLCDGVAAPLFWLLLLGLPGVWAYKAVNTADSLIGHREERWRAFGWAAARTDDLANWIPARVTGALICIAGGGGWRILRRDARKHASPNAGWPEAAMAGALGLRLAGPIAYDGVMHDKPWIGDGTSDADGSDIGRALAVYRRACLLLWLIAGGAAWLR; translated from the coding sequence ATGGCTGAGCCCGTGGCGCTCGCGGCGCTTGCGCTCGACGCGGCGCTCGGCTGGCCCGATGCGCTCTATCGCCGCGTCGGCCATCCGGTCGGGCTGTTCGCGCACATCATCACCGGCTGCGAGGCGCGCTGGAACCGGGCCCGATATGGCTTTGCGAAGCGGCGCGCGCTGGGCGTGCTGACGCTCCTGATCCTGCTGCTCGTCGCGGGCGGCCTTGGCTTCGGCATCCAGCATATGCTGCTCGCGGCCTTCGGCGGCTGGGGTTGGATCGGCGTCGCGATTCTCGCCTGGCCCGCGCTCGCGCAGCGCAGTCTGTTCGACCATGTCCGCGCGGTCGGCGATCGGATCGACGCGGGCGACCTGCCCGCCGCGCGCGATGCGGTCGCGAGGATCGTCGGGCGCGACACCGCCGCGCTCGATGAAGCCGGAGTCGCGCGCGCCGCGATCGAAAGCCTCGCCGAAAGCCTTTGCGACGGCGTCGCCGCGCCGCTTTTCTGGCTACTGCTGCTCGGCTTGCCCGGCGTGTGGGCGTATAAGGCGGTCAACACCGCCGACAGTTTGATCGGCCACCGCGAGGAGCGCTGGCGTGCGTTCGGCTGGGCGGCGGCACGCACCGACGACCTCGCGAACTGGATTCCGGCGCGGGTGACGGGCGCGCTGATCTGCATCGCGGGCGGCGGCGGATGGCGCATATTGCGGCGCGACGCGCGCAAACACGCCTCGCCCAACGCGGGCTGGCCCGAGGCGGCGATGGCGGGCGCGCTGGGGCTTCGGCTCGCGGGACCGATCGCCTATGACGGCGTGATGCACGACAAGCCATGGATCGGGGACGGGACAAGCGATGCGGACGGTAGCGACATCGGCCGCGCGCTCGCCGTCTATCGGCGCGCCTGCCTGCTGCTGTGGCTGATCGCAGGGGGCGCGGCATGGCTGCGCTGA
- a CDS encoding S41 family peptidase, translated as MGKSRRPVAALTLAALMLASCGGGDGGTMGSGPVTVTPTPSPTPTPTPTCALASRQAFAKAEIDEWYLFPGDVASGVNPGDYGDVQTYIDALVKPAFDLNKDRGFTYITSIAEENAFISRGSNAGFGILLAYDAANQRIVIAEAYEGTPALAAGIDRGTAIVGIGTNSGNVRTVASIVAAEGRQGLTDALGPNDPGVSRVLRITDAAGTREVTVTKADYALDPVSDRYGAKIISEGGRRYGYLNLRSFIEPADNQLTAAFADFRAQGVTDIIIDFRYNGGGLVATANLMGDLLGRNRNSSEIFSQTRFRAEKSVENDQHYFPSPARPESIAPTRIAFIGTGSTASASELVINSMLPYLGTNMTLVGSNTYGKPVGQIARDKRECDDRMRVVAFATGNADGQSDYYDGLAPKIANSCAANDDLAFPLGDPREASIRAAIDFLAGNACTTRIADANVRTASRERRFAVAAPPAMLVPERPSAAQRELPGLF; from the coding sequence ATGGGCAAGTCGAGGCGGCCGGTAGCGGCGCTAACGCTCGCGGCTTTGATGCTGGCGTCGTGCGGCGGCGGCGACGGCGGAACGATGGGCAGCGGCCCGGTCACGGTCACCCCGACGCCGAGCCCCACGCCGACCCCGACGCCCACCTGCGCGCTCGCCTCGCGCCAGGCCTTTGCCAAGGCGGAGATCGATGAATGGTATCTGTTCCCGGGCGACGTCGCGAGCGGCGTCAACCCCGGCGACTATGGCGACGTCCAAACCTATATCGACGCGCTGGTCAAACCTGCCTTCGACCTGAACAAGGACCGGGGTTTCACCTACATCACCTCGATCGCCGAGGAGAACGCCTTCATTTCCAGAGGATCGAATGCGGGTTTCGGCATACTCTTAGCCTATGACGCCGCGAACCAGCGCATCGTGATTGCCGAAGCCTATGAAGGCACGCCGGCCTTGGCCGCGGGGATCGACCGCGGCACCGCGATCGTCGGGATCGGCACCAACAGCGGCAATGTGCGCACCGTCGCGAGCATCGTCGCGGCCGAGGGGAGACAGGGGCTGACCGATGCGCTCGGCCCGAACGACCCGGGGGTGAGCCGCGTGCTGCGCATCACCGACGCGGCGGGCACGCGCGAGGTCACCGTCACCAAGGCCGATTATGCGCTCGACCCCGTTTCGGACCGCTATGGCGCCAAGATCATCAGCGAGGGCGGGCGCCGCTATGGCTATCTGAACCTGCGCAGCTTCATCGAGCCGGCCGACAACCAGCTCACCGCCGCCTTCGCCGATTTCCGCGCGCAGGGCGTCACCGACATCATCATCGATTTCCGCTATAATGGCGGCGGCCTCGTGGCGACGGCGAATCTGATGGGCGACCTGCTCGGCCGCAATCGCAATTCGAGCGAGATCTTCTCGCAGACCCGCTTCCGCGCCGAGAAATCGGTCGAGAATGATCAACATTATTTTCCGTCGCCCGCGCGCCCCGAATCGATCGCGCCGACACGCATCGCCTTCATCGGCACCGGATCGACCGCTTCGGCGAGCGAACTGGTGATCAATTCGATGTTGCCTTATCTCGGCACCAATATGACGCTCGTCGGCAGCAACACCTATGGCAAGCCGGTCGGTCAGATCGCGCGCGACAAGCGCGAATGCGACGACCGGATGCGCGTCGTCGCCTTCGCCACCGGCAATGCAGACGGCCAGAGCGACTATTATGACGGGCTGGCGCCGAAGATCGCGAACAGCTGCGCCGCGAACGACGATCTGGCCTTCCCGCTGGGCGACCCGCGCGAGGCGTCGATCCGCGCCGCGATCGACTTCCTCGCCGGCAACGCCTGCACGACGCGGATCGCCGACGCGAATGTCCGCACGGCGTCGCGCGAGCGCCGTTTCGCCGTGGCGGCCCCGCCCGCGATGCTGGTTCCCGAGCGGCCCAGCGCGGCGCAGCGCGAATTGCCGGGGCTGTTTTAA
- a CDS encoding histidine phosphatase family protein — MSGFALHLLRHGAPATPGLLMGRTDGAPTANGIAACAARAEVLAVERLIASDLRRCRAAGEAIGRAAGLPCAVDPRWRELDFGDWDGKAASMIDPDTLGRFWNDPDANPPPRGESWSTLVRRVAAAINDLAPVPTLVVAHGGAMRAALHILCGFDQRQLWTFDLPYAALLSLRVWPGEPANTQITGLCT, encoded by the coding sequence GTGAGCGGCTTCGCGCTCCATCTGCTGCGCCACGGCGCGCCCGCGACGCCGGGGCTGCTGATGGGGCGCACCGATGGGGCACCGACCGCCAACGGCATCGCCGCCTGCGCCGCGCGGGCGGAAGTGCTCGCCGTCGAGCGGCTGATCGCCTCGGACCTGCGGCGCTGCCGGGCGGCGGGCGAAGCGATCGGGCGCGCCGCGGGCCTGCCCTGCGCCGTCGATCCACGCTGGCGCGAACTCGATTTCGGCGACTGGGACGGCAAGGCGGCAAGCATGATCGACCCCGACACGCTCGGCCGCTTCTGGAACGATCCCGACGCCAACCCGCCGCCCCGCGGCGAAAGCTGGTCGACGCTGGTTCGGCGCGTCGCAGCAGCCATCAACGACCTCGCGCCCGTGCCGACGCTGGTCGTCGCCCACGGCGGCGCGATGCGCGCGGCACTGCATATCCTGTGCGGATTCGACCAGCGCCAGCTCTGGACGTTCGACCTGCCCTATGCGGCGCTGCTCTCGCTCCGCGTCTGGCCGGGCGAACCGGCGAACACGCAGATCACGGGGCTTTGCACATGA